From the Buchnera aphidicola (Macrosiphum euphorbiae) genome, the window ACGAATACTGACACTGAGGCGCGAAAGCGTGGGGAGCAAACAGGATTAGATACCCTGGTAGTCCATGCCGTAAACGATGTCGACTTGGAGGTTGTTTCCAAGAGAAGTGACTTCCGAAGCTAACGCATTAAGTCGACCGCCTGGGGAGTACGGCCGCAAGGCTAAAACTCAAATGAATTGACGGGGGCCCGCACAAGCGGTGGAGCATGTGGTTTAATTCGATGCAACGCGAAAAACCTTACCTGGTCTTGACATCCATAAAATTTTTTAGAAATAAAAAAGTGCCTTCGGGAATTATGAGACAGGTGCTGCATGGCTGTCGTCAGCTCGTGTTGTGAAATGTTGGGTTAAGTCCCGCAACGAGCGCAACCCTTATCCCCTGTTGCCAGCGGTTCGGCCGGGAACTCAGAGGAGACTGCCGGTTATAAACCGGAGGAAGGTGGGGACGACGTCAAGTCATCATGGCCCTTACGACCAGGGCTACACACGTGCTACAATGGTTTATACAAAGAGAAGCAAATCTGTAAAGACAAGCAAACCTCATAAAGTAAATCGTAGTCCGGACTGGAGTCTGCAACTCGACTCCACGAAGTCGGAATCGCTAGTAATCGTGGATCAGAATGCCACGGTGAATACGTTCCCGGGCCTTGTACACACCGCCCGTCACACCATGGGAGTGGGTTGCAAAAGAAGCAGGTATCCTAACCCCTTAAAAGGAAGGCGCCTACCACTTTGTGATTCATGACTGGGGTGAAGTCGTAACAAGGTAACCGTAGGGGAACCTGCGGTTGGATCACCTCCTTAAAAATATATACTTTTTTGAAAGTGCCCACACAAATTATCTAATAAAAAAATTAGAAGGCTTGTAGCTCAGATGGTTAGAGCGCACCCCTGATAAGGGTGAGGTCGGTGGTTCAATTCCACTCAGGCCTACCATAAAAAATCATCTGGGGGCTATAGCTCAGCTGGGAGAGCGCCTGCCTTGCACGCAGGAGGTCAGCGGTTCAATCCCGCTTAGCTCCAAAAATCTTTTTTTAATCTTAACTTCACAAATACTTCAAAAGAGTTTAAATTATTTTTTAGTCCAAGATATTTTTTTATACATTGCTCATCTGTCCTTAAAAATAAGTTAATTTTCTTTTCAAACATAATAAATGAAGGCAAACTAGATTTGCCGAAATTATTTAATCTCTTTTTAATTCTTTTGAAATATAAATTAATTGATTCATCGTTAGGTAAAAAAAACATAGCAAACTTTAAATTTGATAAAGTATATTCATGAGAACAGCATAATATAGTATTATTTGGAAGAGAGGCAATTATTTTTATAGAATTATACATTTCTAAGTGTTTATCTTCATAAACACGTCCACAACCACCTGAAAAAAGAGTATCTCCACAAAAAATATACGGGTTGCTATAATAAGAAACATGACCTAATGTGTGACCTGGGGTAAAAAAAACATGAAAAATTTTATTTAAAATGAAAATTTTATCTCCTTTATTTACAATTTTATTGACGCCATGTCGTTTTGTTTCATTAGGACCAAAAACATTTATTTTTGGGAAACATTCAATAATTTTCTTCACTCCTCCTGTATGATCAATATGATCATGAGTTAATAAAATAGCTACAGGTTGCCATTTTTTTTTCTCTAATTCTTTTATTATAGGTTCAGACAAACCAGGATCTATGATTATGCAAAAATTTTGAAGATTATAAAGAATCCAAACATAGTTATCAACTAATATAGGTATTTTTTTTAACATCATAATGTTTTCTTATTTTCTTGTTATAGTTATTTTTATAAAAATAATTGTAATTATTATTTGCTATTTTCATAGTAAATATCTTTTATTGAAGGATTTCTAGCAGATTGACGCGCTATGATATCACATCTTTCATTTTCTAAATGACCAATATGAGCTTTAATCCAAAACCAGGTTACAAAATGTTTTTTTAAAGCTGTATTGATACGTAACCATAAATCTAAATTTTTTACAGATTTTTTTTTAGTAGTTTTCCATTTTTTTTTTTCCATATAGGCATCCAATCCAAAATTCCTTTTTTTACATATAAACTGTCTGTTGTAATCTCAACGAGACATGATTGATTAAGAGATTCTAATCCTGATATTACAGCCATTAATTCCATTCGATTATTAGTAGTTAGATGAAATCCTGAAGTTAATATTTTTTCATGTTTTTTGTAACGTAATATTGTACTGTATCCTCCTGCACCAGGATTTCCTAAACAAGAACCATCTGTAAACATTTTAACTATTTTTAACATAATGATAGCTATTCCAAATTATCTAATTATATTTGAATAATTTAAATTTAAAAGTATTATGAATAAAAAAAGAATAATTATATTAGATACCGAAACAACAGGTATAAATCAAACTAGTCTTCCTCACATAAATCATAGAATTATAGAAATTGGAGCTGTTGAAATTATTGGACGACGTTTTACAGGAAATAATTTTCATGTTTATATTCAACCTGGTAGATTAATAGAATCTGGAGCATTAAAAGTTCATGGTATTACTAATAATTTTTTATTAGATAAGCCTTTTTTTAAAGATATTGCTGATCAGTTTTTAAATTACATTAAAAAATCTACATTAGTTATTCATAATGCCTCATTTGATTTAGGATTTATAAATCAAGAATTAATGATGCTAGATAAAAAAATGAAAAATATTGATACGTTTTGTTCTATTGTGGATACATTAAAAATAGCTCGAACATTATTTCCTGGAAAAAAAAACACATTAGATGCTTTATGTACACGTTATAAAATAAATAAATCTCATAGAAATCTACATAGTGCAATAATAGATGCTCATCTTTTAGGTAAATTATATCTTTTAATGACTGGTGGTCAAGAGCCTATGTTGTTTTATGATATTATGAATCATAAAAAAAATTATCAAACAACAAAAAAAAATATTGAAATAAAAAATTCTTCTTTAAGGATATTACATCCTACAGTACAAGAAGCAGATCTACATAAAAAATATTTGCAGTATATGAAAGATAACAGTCTATGTTTATGGTGTTAATTTTTAAATAAATATAAAAAAGATTATTGACTGATTTTTTTAAAATATGTACAATATAAAAATACTAACAAGGTGTGGTAGTTCAGTTGGTTAGAATACCGGCCTGTCACGCCGGGGGTCGCGGGTTCGAATCCCGTCCGCACCGAAAAAATTTAAAAATATTATCTAAAATTTATTATTTAAAATAAAATATCCAGTTTTTTCATTAAAAAATACACGTTAAAAATTATGTATAAAAAAACAATTTTTTCCGAATTTGATGTTGCATTAAACATATTAAAAAAATTTTTAGAAAACGATAGTCAAATAGAAAACATTCAAAAATCAGCTATCCTAATCGCTCAATCATTTAAAAACGGTAAAAAAGTAATATCATGTGGAAATGGAGGATCACATTGTGATGCAGTACATTTTTCAGAAGAACTAACTAGTGTATATCGAAAAAAAAGATCTGGCTATCCCGCTATTTCTATTTCTGATAGCAGCTATATGTCTGCAGTAGGTAATGATTTTGGTTATGATCAAGTATTTTCACGTTTCATTGAAAGTGTTGGATGTTTAGGTGATGTATTATTAGCAATTTCTACTTCTGGAAATTCCCCAAATATAATTAAAGCCATAGTAGAAGCAAAGAAAAAAAAAATGAAAGTAATTGTTTTAACAGGAAATGATGCAGGTAAAATTAAAAAATTATCTGATATAGAGATTTGTATTCCTTATTATGGGTATTCAGATCGAATACAGGAAATGCATATTAAAATTATTCATATATTAATACTAATTATTGAAAAAGAAATGCAAAAACACTAACTATTTTTTTAAATAATTTTTGTTAAATACACTAAAATCCTATAATAACTTCAAAATATTTCCACTTTTTAATCAATACTATTTTATAGTTTCGGAATTTTTTTTATGAGTGAGAAATACATTGTTACCTGGGATATGCTTCAAATTCATACTAGAAAACTAGCTAATCGGTTACTTAAAAACATACATTCTTGGAATGGAATTATTGCTGTAAGTCGAGGTGGTCTTGTTCCATCAGCTTTACTAGCAAGAGAGCTAGGTGTTCGATGTGTTGATACTGTGTGTATTGAAAGTTATAATTATAATTGCTTAAAGAAAAATAGAAAAATAATTAAAAAAGCGGAAGGCGATGGAGAACAAATTATTGTAATAGATGATCTAGTGGATACTGGTGGTACTGCAAAAATTATTCGAAGTCTGTATCCAAAAGCATATTTTGTAACTATATTTGCCAAGCCAATGGGTCGTTTGTTAGTTGATGATTACATTATAGACATTCCTCAAAATATATGGATTGAACAACCATGGGATATGTCAATTTCTTACATTCCTCCTATTATTCAGAACTATAAAATCAAATAAAACATCTTAAAAAAATAATATTATTTTTCCTAAGAAATTTTTAATGTAATGATTTTAAATAAATAAAATTAAAAATTTTCAAAATAAATACATACTAAAAAGGATGTTTTTATGATAAATACAGAAGAAAAAAAAGTAGATAACAAAAAAAATATAAAAATTAATGATGAAAAAAATAAAAATGACTATCTAATAAAAAAAAATTTAACTCAATTTTTAGAAATTCAATTAAAAGAATCTGAAAAAAAAATAATAGAATTGGAGAAGACTACTGAAAAAGAAATAATGTTGATTTTTAATAGACTGAACAAAGAAGTTGAAAAATCCATAAAATTTTCTTTAGAAAAATTAATTATAGATTTTCTCCCTATTGTAGATAGTATTGAACGTGCACTAAATTTAATAGAAGAAATAAGTAAATCAAAAGAAAATTACATAGGAATTTTGCATAAGTTAAAATTTATTTGTAATTTGCTAGAAGAATTTTTTAATGTGTTTGGTATTAAAAAAATAAATGATGTCAATGTATTATTTAATCCATCTATCCATCAAGCTATGTCAGTACATTATACTAATGAAATAGAATCTAATCAAATAGTTACAGTAATGCAACCAGGTTACATTCTTCACGAATCTCGTTTATTACGTCCTGCTATGGTCATAGTTTCGAAGAAAAAAAAATAAAATTATTATATATTTTAGATTTAATAATATTTTTAAATTTTTTATTATTATTAAATCTAAAAATAATTTTTTTAATATTTTAATATATTTTAAAATTTTTATTTGATCGAAAAATATTTTTTCTTCTCCATTCCCTAGGATCTATCATCAAATTTCTATAAATTTCAATTCTATCGCCATCTTTTATTTTGGATTTTAAATGCACTATTTTATTATATATTCCTATCCTATTATGATAGAACGATATGTTATTTATTAGATTGAATAAATTTGATGCCAAGATAGCATCTTTTACAGTAGATCCTAATTTAATCTTAACTTCGCGAATATGTTGAATTTCTGGTAAAGCATAAATCACTGTTGCTTGAATAATATTCATATTTTTTTAAAAATTTTTATTATTTATTTCATTAATATTATACAAAGATTATTTTTATTTTAACTTATTTTGCTTTTGGAATGAATTTAATTATGCTACCTAAAAAAAAATCTCATAAAAAATCTTCTAAAATTGTAATAAACAAAAAAGCATATCATAATTACTTTATAGAAAAAGTATTTCAATCTGGTCTAGTATTAGAAGGTTGGGAAGTTAAATCTATTAGATCAGGCAAAGTAAATATTTCAGAAAGTTATATAATAAGTTATCGTAATGAAATATATCTTTGTAATTCTTTAATTCAACCTTTACATATGTCTTCAAATCATATTACTTGTAATCCAACAAGAAGAAGAAAATTATTATTACATAGAAATGAAATTGATTTTTTATCTCTTAAGCGAAAAAATACAGGATATACAATAATTTCATTATCTTTATTTTGGAAAAAATCTTGGTGTAAGTTAGAATTTGGATTAGCAAAGGGTAAAAGCGTTCACGATAAAAGAACAAAATCAAAGAAAAAAGAATGGGAAAAAGAAAAATTTAAAATACTCAAACAAACAAAAAAAACATATTAAAACATTTTATGAACTATAAAAAAGATGAAAATTGGATGAAAATCGCTTTAAAATATGCATATTATGCTAAAGAAAAAGGCGAAGTCCCTATAGGTGCGATACTAGTATTTAAAGAACGTATTATCGGGATAGGATGGAATAGTTCCATTACTAAAAATGATCCAACTGCACATGCAGAAATTATAGCTTTGCGTGATGCAGGAAAAAAAATAAAAAATTATCGATTGTTAAATACTACATTATATGTAACTTTGCAACCTTGTGTTATGTGTTCTGGAGCAATTATACATAGTCGTATTAAACGTTTAGTATTTGGTGCAAATTATGAAAAATCAGACAATAAATATTGTTTGAAAAATATTTTTTTAAATGCGCAAAAAGATTATAAATTAGATATTAAAAAAAATGTTATGAAAAATGAATGTTCTGATATTTTAATAAATTTTTTTCAAAAAAAGAGAAAAAAATAAATTTCATTTTTATAAAAATTTGCAGTTAAGTTTCTAAAATAACTAAAGCATAAGCGTATAATTTTTCATCAGATATACTCACATGTATAGATTTACATTTTATTTCTTTAGATCTTTGTAAAGCATTTTTTAAAAAACATAATTTTGGTTTTCCTGATTTATTATGAAAAAATTCTAATTGATTAAATGTTATGCCATAATTTATACCTGTTCCTAATGCTTTGGCAGCCGCTTCTTTGGCAACAAATTTTTTTGCAAGAAAACTAATATTGTTCTGATTAATAATATATTTTTTCCATTCTTTTGTAGATAAAATTCTTTTAGCAAAATTATCTCCGTAGTTTAAAATAATATTTTTAATACGTAATATTTCTATGAAGTCTATTCCTATACCTACAATTGCCATTATGAAAGTATACCTTTTATAAATATAATTTATTTGATTTGTAAAGATGATTATTTTTTTTAAAATTAGTTAAACATTTTAACTTTTAACTAATTTTAAAAAATTAGTTGTGTAATTTTATTTTTTTAAGTTTTTATATTTAACCCATAAGATAAGATGAGTTTTAATATGAAATTCTTTTTCTATATTATTTCTTGAAATAATACTGATCTTCTTTATTCTTTCTCCATTATGACCAATTACAATAGCTTTTTGCCTTATATTCTCAACCCAAATTATAGCTCTTATATGAAGAGTTATTTTTTCTTTTTTTTCACAAGATTCAATTTCTACTTTTATTATGGAAGGTAATTCATCTCCTAAAAATAATATTAATTGTTCTCGAATAATTTCAGATATTGTGAAAAATTGAGAGTTTGTTGTAATATGAAACTCAGGGTAGACATGAGGTTGATGAGGTAAATAAGATTTTATTACATTATTTAATAAAATGATATTTTTTGTTTTTTTTGCAGAAATAGGAATAATATCTACAAAATCAAATTTTTTTTTAAGAAAATCAATAAAAGGTAACAATATAACTTTATTAATAATTTTATCGATTTTATTAATTAAAATAATGATTGGTATTTTATTTTTTTTTATTTCATTTAAAATTATTTCATCATATTTTGTCCAATAAATTCGATCAATAATTAACATTATTAGTGTTGAAATTTTTATTTTTTCATGAAAACTATTTTTTGAATATTGAATATGATTATTTTTTTTATCAAAAATTATCCCAGGCGTGTCTATATAAATAGATTGATGATTATTTTGAGTTTTAATACCAGTAATATTACTTTGCGTTGTGTTTTTTTTTCTTGATACAATAGAAATTTTTTTCCCGACTATTTTATTAAGTAATGTTGATTTACCAACGTTTGCTTTCCCAATAATAGTGATGTATCCACAATTTTTTTGTTTTATTTTCACTCTACACCTAATTGAATTAATGCTTTTTGTGCTGCGTCTTGTTCGGCTTTTCTTCTGCTAGAACCAGTTCCAATTAAATATTCTGAAATCATGCTAATTTTACAATGAATAGTAAATAATTGATTATGAGCTTCACCGTATACTTCGACTATAAAATATGTAGGTAAAGATAAATGTCTTGATTGCAAGTACTCTTGTAATCGTGTTTTAGGATCTTTCTGTGTATCTCCAGGACTAATTTTTTCCAAACGTTTTTCATACCATTTTAATATTAATTCTTCTACTGTTTTAATATTGCTATCTAAATAAATACTACCAATTAAAGCTTCTACAGTATTAGCTAAAATAGATTCACGACGAAAACCGCCACTTTTTAGTTCTCCCTGTCCTAATTTTAAATATTCTCCTAAATCAAATTCATATGCAATTTCTGCCAGGGTATTTCCTCGGACTAAAGTTGCTCTCATGCGACTCATGTCGCCTTCATCAATATATGGAAAATGTTGATATAAAGCATTAGCAATTACAAAACTTAAAATAGAATCACCTAAAAACTCTAGTCTTTCATTATGTTTACTGCTTGCACTACGATGTGTTAATGCTTGTTTTAGAAGATCTTTATGAGTAAAAGTATATCCTAGTACTTTTTGTATTTTTTTTGTCACGATATGATTCATTTTATACCGATTTCAATAATATTTTAATTGATTGTATATATAATAGGAAAACAGAAAATTTGATAAAATTGAATTTATACGTTAGTGAATATAAATATATATTACTAATTACATTTTGACTACACTAATTCTTTCTAATATATATTTCCAATTCTATTTATACGTATACCAGTAGGCCATTCATTTTCATTTTTATCAAAACTCATCCATATTTTAATGGCTTTTCCCACTAAGTTTTTTTCAGGTACAAAACCCCAATAACGACTATCTAAACTATTAT encodes:
- the gloB gene encoding hydroxyacylglutathione hydrolase, whose amino-acid sequence is MMLKKIPILVDNYVWILYNLQNFCIIIDPGLSEPIIKELEKKKWQPVAILLTHDHIDHTGGVKKIIECFPKINVFGPNETKRHGVNKIVNKGDKIFILNKIFHVFFTPGHTLGHVSYYSNPYIFCGDTLFSGGCGRVYEDKHLEMYNSIKIIASLPNNTILCCSHEYTLSNLKFAMFFLPNDESINLYFKRIKKRLNNFGKSSLPSFIMFEKKINLFLRTDEQCIKKYLGLKNNLNSFEVFVKLRLKKDFWS
- the dnaQ gene encoding DNA polymerase III subunit epsilon; translation: MNKKRIIILDTETTGINQTSLPHINHRIIEIGAVEIIGRRFTGNNFHVYIQPGRLIESGALKVHGITNNFLLDKPFFKDIADQFLNYIKKSTLVIHNASFDLGFINQELMMLDKKMKNIDTFCSIVDTLKIARTLFPGKKNTLDALCTRYKINKSHRNLHSAIIDAHLLGKLYLLMTGGQEPMLFYDIMNHKKNYQTTKKNIEIKNSSLRILHPTVQEADLHKKYLQYMKDNSLCLWC
- the lpcA gene encoding D-sedoheptulose 7-phosphate isomerase yields the protein MYKKTIFSEFDVALNILKKFLENDSQIENIQKSAILIAQSFKNGKKVISCGNGGSHCDAVHFSEELTSVYRKKRSGYPAISISDSSYMSAVGNDFGYDQVFSRFIESVGCLGDVLLAISTSGNSPNIIKAIVEAKKKKMKVIVLTGNDAGKIKKLSDIEICIPYYGYSDRIQEMHIKIIHILILIIEKEMQKH
- the gpt gene encoding xanthine phosphoribosyltransferase; the protein is MSEKYIVTWDMLQIHTRKLANRLLKNIHSWNGIIAVSRGGLVPSALLARELGVRCVDTVCIESYNYNCLKKNRKIIKKAEGDGEQIIVIDDLVDTGGTAKIIRSLYPKAYFVTIFAKPMGRLLVDDYIIDIPQNIWIEQPWDMSISYIPPIIQNYKIK
- a CDS encoding nucleotide exchange factor GrpE; its protein translation is MINTEEKKVDNKKNIKINDEKNKNDYLIKKNLTQFLEIQLKESEKKIIELEKTTEKEIMLIFNRLNKEVEKSIKFSLEKLIIDFLPIVDSIERALNLIEEISKSKENYIGILHKLKFICNLLEEFFNVFGIKKINDVNVLFNPSIHQAMSVHYTNEIESNQIVTVMQPGYILHESRLLRPAMVIVSKKKK
- a CDS encoding RnfH family protein; the protein is MNIIQATVIYALPEIQHIREVKIKLGSTVKDAILASNLFNLINNISFYHNRIGIYNKIVHLKSKIKDGDRIEIYRNLMIDPREWRRKNIFRSNKNFKIY
- the smpB gene encoding SsrA-binding protein SmpB, with protein sequence MLPKKKSHKKSSKIVINKKAYHNYFIEKVFQSGLVLEGWEVKSIRSGKVNISESYIISYRNEIYLCNSLIQPLHMSSNHITCNPTRRRKLLLHRNEIDFLSLKRKNTGYTIISLSLFWKKSWCKLEFGLAKGKSVHDKRTKSKKKEWEKEKFKILKQTKKTY
- the tadA gene encoding tRNA adenosine(34) deaminase TadA, with the translated sequence MNYKKDENWMKIALKYAYYAKEKGEVPIGAILVFKERIIGIGWNSSITKNDPTAHAEIIALRDAGKKIKNYRLLNTTLYVTLQPCVMCSGAIIHSRIKRLVFGANYEKSDNKYCLKNIFLNAQKDYKLDIKKNVMKNECSDILINFFQKKRKK
- the acpS gene encoding holo-ACP synthase, whose translation is MAIVGIGIDFIEILRIKNIILNYGDNFAKRILSTKEWKKYIINQNNISFLAKKFVAKEAAAKALGTGINYGITFNQLEFFHNKSGKPKLCFLKNALQRSKEIKCKSIHVSISDEKLYAYALVILET
- the era gene encoding GTPase Era — its product is MKIKQKNCGYITIIGKANVGKSTLLNKIVGKKISIVSRKKNTTQSNITGIKTQNNHQSIYIDTPGIIFDKKNNHIQYSKNSFHEKIKISTLIMLIIDRIYWTKYDEIILNEIKKNKIPIIILINKIDKIINKVILLPFIDFLKKKFDFVDIIPISAKKTKNIILLNNVIKSYLPHQPHVYPEFHITTNSQFFTISEIIREQLILFLGDELPSIIKVEIESCEKKEKITLHIRAIIWVENIRQKAIVIGHNGERIKKISIISRNNIEKEFHIKTHLILWVKYKNLKK
- the rnc gene encoding ribonuclease III, with protein sequence MNHIVTKKIQKVLGYTFTHKDLLKQALTHRSASSKHNERLEFLGDSILSFVIANALYQHFPYIDEGDMSRMRATLVRGNTLAEIAYEFDLGEYLKLGQGELKSGGFRRESILANTVEALIGSIYLDSNIKTVEELILKWYEKRLEKISPGDTQKDPKTRLQEYLQSRHLSLPTYFIVEVYGEAHNQLFTIHCKISMISEYLIGTGSSRRKAEQDAAQKALIQLGVE